From the Sneathiella sp. P13V-1 genome, one window contains:
- the flhA gene encoding flagellar biosynthesis protein FlhA, whose product MSDSQEQGQSSRPNLDLSNIISIVGRGDIGLALGVVCILVVLILPMPSWLLDFSLALSITFSVIILMTCLFISKPLDFSSFPTVLLIATMLRLSLNLASTRLILSEGHTGPSAAGNVIEAFGNFVMSGNFVIGIIVFAILVIVNFVVITKGSGRIAEVAARFSLDAMPGKQMAIDADLSAGMIDEATARTRRKELEDESSFFGSMDGASKFVRGDAIAGLLITFINIIGGIIVGVAQNDLTFGQAAESYTILTVGDGLVSQIPALIVSVAAGMLVSRGGVTGTTDKALIGQLGGYPRALAVSSFLLLSLSVLPGIPMIPFLILGGGTGYAAYYMMRQREQEAVVAQQQLIEEQKEVIPAEEPISTALAIDDLRLELGYGLLSLINDTEGYRLTDQIKALRRQIAGDMGFVMPSVRILDNMQLPANNYFVRVKELEAGYGDVRPNQLLIMDPQGLPIDLPGEETTEPTFGLPAVWVDEGQREEASFRGYTVVDPATVITTHLTEILKDHMPDLLSYAETQKLLDELPAAHQKLIADLIPTQITVSGVQRVLQNLLTERISIRDLPSILEGISEATGYTKNISMITEHVRARLARQISSANTAPDGFIPLVTLSPQWEQNFAESIIGQGEEKQLSMAPSLLQEFIASIRNNFDQLAQQGHNPVLLTSPAIRPYVRSIVERFRPTTIVMSQNEIHPKAKLKTLAQV is encoded by the coding sequence ATGAGTGATAGTCAGGAACAAGGACAATCTTCCAGACCAAATCTGGATCTGAGCAATATTATCTCGATCGTGGGTCGCGGCGATATTGGTCTGGCCCTTGGTGTTGTCTGCATTCTGGTTGTTTTGATCCTCCCAATGCCGAGCTGGTTGCTTGATTTCAGCTTGGCGTTATCGATCACCTTTTCCGTGATCATCCTTATGACATGTTTGTTCATCTCCAAGCCCTTGGATTTTAGTTCATTTCCAACGGTTTTGCTCATTGCGACCATGTTGCGGTTATCCCTCAATCTGGCGTCAACACGCCTTATTCTGTCCGAAGGCCATACCGGTCCCTCGGCCGCGGGTAACGTAATTGAAGCCTTTGGCAACTTCGTGATGAGCGGCAATTTCGTTATCGGTATTATCGTTTTTGCCATTCTCGTCATTGTTAATTTTGTTGTAATCACCAAGGGTTCAGGCCGTATTGCTGAGGTTGCCGCCCGCTTCTCTCTGGATGCCATGCCCGGCAAACAAATGGCAATCGACGCGGATCTGTCCGCCGGTATGATTGATGAGGCTACCGCCCGCACGCGCCGTAAAGAACTTGAAGATGAAAGCAGTTTCTTTGGTTCCATGGATGGTGCCTCAAAATTTGTACGTGGTGACGCGATCGCGGGCCTGCTAATTACCTTCATTAACATCATCGGCGGTATCATTGTGGGGGTCGCCCAGAACGACCTAACCTTCGGGCAAGCGGCTGAAAGCTACACTATCCTGACCGTAGGAGACGGTCTTGTAAGCCAGATCCCTGCCCTGATTGTATCAGTGGCCGCTGGTATGCTTGTATCCCGTGGCGGTGTTACTGGCACAACTGACAAGGCACTTATTGGGCAGCTCGGAGGATACCCACGTGCGTTGGCAGTTAGCTCTTTCCTTCTCTTATCTTTGTCCGTTCTACCTGGTATTCCTATGATCCCGTTCCTGATCCTGGGAGGGGGCACCGGATACGCGGCCTACTACATGATGCGACAACGCGAACAGGAAGCTGTCGTTGCGCAACAACAGCTCATTGAAGAACAGAAGGAAGTTATCCCTGCTGAAGAGCCTATTTCAACGGCACTTGCCATTGATGATCTTCGTCTTGAGCTTGGGTATGGGCTCTTGTCTCTTATCAACGATACGGAAGGATACAGGCTAACTGATCAGATCAAGGCCCTCCGCCGTCAGATTGCTGGGGACATGGGTTTTGTCATGCCAAGCGTTCGTATTCTGGATAATATGCAGCTGCCGGCCAATAACTATTTTGTGCGAGTTAAAGAACTTGAGGCGGGATATGGTGATGTGCGCCCGAACCAGTTGCTTATTATGGATCCACAGGGATTGCCAATTGACCTGCCAGGTGAAGAGACGACGGAACCGACATTTGGCCTGCCAGCCGTCTGGGTAGACGAAGGTCAGCGGGAAGAAGCTTCCTTCCGCGGTTACACTGTCGTTGATCCGGCCACAGTCATTACAACGCATCTCACGGAAATCTTGAAGGATCATATGCCGGATCTGCTTTCCTATGCAGAAACACAAAAACTTCTGGATGAACTCCCGGCTGCTCATCAGAAACTTATTGCTGATCTAATCCCAACACAGATAACAGTGAGCGGCGTGCAACGTGTCCTGCAAAACCTGCTGACAGAACGCATCTCCATTCGTGACCTGCCGTCTATCCTGGAAGGCATTTCAGAAGCGACAGGCTACACCAAGAACATCAGTATGATCACCGAACATGTTCGTGCACGTCTCGCGCGGCAAATCTCTTCTGCCAATACTGCACCCGATGGATTCATTCCTCTAGTCACCCTCTCCCCGCAATGGGAACAGAATTTCGCGGAATCCATCATTGGACAAGGAGAAGAGAAGCAACTTTCTATGGCCCCTAGCCTTCTGCAAGAGTTTATTGCCTCCATCCGCAATAACTTCGACCAGTTGGCACAACAAGGGCACAATCCAGTTCTTCTGACCAGCCCGGCCATTCGCCCCTATGTTCGATCCATTGTGGAAAGGTTCAGACCTACAACAATAGTCATGTCCCAAAATGAAATTCATCCAAAAGCCAAACTTAAAACTCTGGCACAGGTCTAA
- a CDS encoding MinD/ParA family protein, with protein MSDTESPLTNRPTAHPATPGTGKNLITVASGKGGVGKTVLSVSLAHALANSGKKVLLFDGDVGLANVDIQLGLMPDFDLATVVSGQRKLKDVAFRYEEGGFDIIAGRSGSGSLGTLDSDHLRAVHEELIQLGAEYDFIILDLGAGIDAAVQTLASARGPKLVVTNGEPTSLTDAYAFIKVTSQQQKNADTRILVNMVKSRSDGKKVYEKLLAACQNFLKLDPPLAGIIPQDDRISAAIRSQSPLLSRYPTSPAAAEIEALARYIIEGSG; from the coding sequence ATGAGCGATACTGAAAGCCCACTTACAAACCGGCCAACCGCCCATCCTGCAACACCGGGCACAGGCAAAAACCTGATCACCGTCGCATCGGGCAAAGGTGGTGTCGGCAAAACTGTTTTGTCAGTCAGCCTTGCCCATGCACTGGCCAATTCGGGCAAGAAAGTCCTATTGTTTGATGGAGATGTAGGACTTGCCAATGTGGATATCCAACTTGGACTAATGCCTGATTTCGATCTAGCAACCGTTGTCTCCGGGCAGAGAAAACTTAAAGATGTTGCCTTCAGATATGAAGAAGGCGGGTTTGATATTATAGCAGGACGATCCGGATCAGGATCCCTTGGCACCTTAGACAGTGACCATTTGCGGGCAGTGCATGAGGAACTTATCCAACTCGGCGCCGAGTATGATTTCATCATTCTGGATCTGGGTGCTGGCATTGACGCGGCTGTGCAAACTCTTGCATCCGCCCGTGGTCCAAAGCTGGTGGTGACGAATGGCGAGCCTACATCGCTCACCGATGCATACGCTTTCATCAAGGTGACCAGTCAGCAACAGAAAAACGCTGATACCAGAATTCTGGTTAATATGGTAAAATCCAGGTCAGATGGTAAAAAGGTTTATGAAAAACTACTGGCGGCCTGCCAGAATTTCCTGAAGCTGGATCCACCGCTTGCTGGAATTATTCCGCAAGATGATCGGATATCTGCTGCGATTAGGTCTCAATCCCCTCTTCTCAGCCGATACCCAACAAGCCCGGCAGCAGCAGAAATTGAAGCGTTGGCGCGTTATATTATCGAAGGGTCCGGATAA
- the fliI gene encoding flagellar protein export ATPase FliI: protein MISEIGRVNSQQYYGRVAGIQGLLVEIGGIQRQLSIGSRVNLLARGDKVVPCEVVGFRNDRALAMPFGTLDGVGMGCKALITEQDPVIYPDSSWLGRVVNAMGEPVDGGPPLKKGSVGVALRNLAPPAHSRQRVGGKIDLGVRALNTFVTCCKGQRMGIFAGSGVGKSVLLSMLARNTAADVNVIGLIGERGREVQEFLEDDLGPEGLARSVVVVATSDEPALMRRQAAYLTMALSEFFRDQDKDVLCLMDSVTRFAMAQRDVGLSGGEPPTSKGYTPTVFSELPKLLERAGPGPGTGTITGLFTVLVEGDDHNEPVADAVRGILDGHIVMERQIAERGRYPAINVLKSVSRTMPGCNAAEENELIMIARQLLSTYEDMAELIRLGAYKAGSDQNVDAAVHYYPLLEQFLSQMKEENTSLEECYAILGQILNVNAAVQEQPLTEGERPQQPLA, encoded by the coding sequence CAGCAGTACTATGGTCGTGTAGCCGGTATTCAGGGTTTGTTGGTGGAAATAGGCGGTATTCAGCGTCAACTGAGCATTGGCAGTAGAGTAAATCTATTGGCTCGTGGGGATAAGGTTGTCCCCTGTGAAGTTGTTGGTTTTCGCAACGATCGCGCCCTTGCCATGCCATTTGGAACGCTTGATGGTGTTGGTATGGGATGCAAAGCGCTTATCACTGAACAGGATCCGGTTATTTATCCGGACAGCAGTTGGCTTGGGCGTGTTGTCAATGCTATGGGTGAGCCTGTTGATGGTGGTCCGCCCCTTAAAAAAGGGAGCGTTGGAGTTGCCCTTCGGAATTTGGCCCCACCTGCGCATTCACGCCAAAGGGTTGGCGGTAAAATTGACTTGGGCGTAAGGGCGCTCAATACGTTCGTGACCTGTTGTAAAGGTCAGCGTATGGGTATTTTCGCAGGCTCCGGTGTTGGTAAGTCTGTTCTGTTGTCTATGTTGGCGCGAAATACAGCTGCTGATGTGAACGTCATTGGTCTCATCGGTGAACGGGGCCGTGAGGTTCAGGAGTTTCTGGAAGATGACCTTGGTCCTGAAGGACTTGCGCGAAGTGTTGTTGTGGTTGCCACTTCCGACGAGCCTGCACTTATGCGCAGGCAAGCGGCATACTTGACCATGGCATTGTCGGAATTCTTCAGAGATCAGGACAAAGATGTGCTCTGTCTGATGGATAGTGTGACCCGCTTTGCGATGGCTCAACGTGACGTCGGGTTGTCAGGCGGTGAACCACCTACCAGTAAAGGGTATACACCAACAGTTTTCAGTGAACTTCCCAAACTATTGGAACGCGCAGGTCCCGGGCCGGGTACAGGAACTATCACGGGATTGTTTACAGTTCTCGTTGAAGGGGATGACCATAATGAACCTGTAGCCGATGCGGTAAGGGGTATTCTGGACGGGCATATTGTTATGGAGCGTCAAATCGCTGAGCGTGGGCGGTATCCGGCGATTAATGTTCTCAAATCCGTATCCAGAACCATGCCGGGCTGTAATGCTGCTGAAGAAAACGAACTTATAATGATCGCGCGGCAACTCTTGTCGACCTATGAAGATATGGCGGAACTGATCCGACTTGGGGCTTATAAGGCGGGTTCAGATCAAAATGTAGATGCGGCAGTTCACTATTATCCTTTGTTAGAGCAGTTTTTATCCCAGATGAAGGAAGAAAATACCAGCCTTGAAGAATGCTATGCGATCCTTGGGCAGATCTTGAATGTAAATGCTGCCGTTCAAGAGCAGCCATTGACAGAGGGGGAGAGACCTCAACAGCCTTTGGCGTGA